In Flavobacterium lacustre, a genomic segment contains:
- a CDS encoding sialate O-acetylesterase, with the protein MKSVLILLVMPLLLLAQQKKDSIRVFYLGGQSNMEGFGYVKGLPDSLKKNKNVFIYQGNPVGDNDKTGGLGKWDLLQAGHGTGFSSDGKTNVLSDRFGVELSLAKRLQELYPNQKLAFIKYARNGSSIDSIGTAGFGAWEPDFKGGKGKNQYDYFLKTVNNAMAVKDINGDGVEDVLIPSGIIWMQGESDADKTEQIANQYYSNLKRLMDLMKAAFRDDDLPVVIGKISDSGDDTDGKVWDFGELVQYSQEKFAATEPNAAIVRTTNNYKYSDKYHYDNAGFIDLGKQFANAIFLLNNKKTSKL; encoded by the coding sequence ATGAAATCTGTTTTAATACTTCTTGTAATGCCTCTTTTGCTTTTGGCACAACAAAAAAAAGATAGTATCAGGGTGTTTTATTTGGGCGGTCAGTCCAATATGGAAGGGTTTGGCTATGTAAAAGGATTGCCGGATTCTTTAAAAAAGAATAAAAATGTTTTTATATATCAAGGAAATCCTGTTGGCGATAATGATAAAACCGGAGGTTTGGGAAAATGGGATTTGCTGCAAGCCGGACACGGAACCGGTTTTTCATCTGATGGAAAAACGAATGTACTTTCTGATCGATTTGGAGTTGAGCTTTCGTTGGCTAAAAGGTTGCAAGAATTATATCCAAATCAAAAACTCGCTTTTATAAAATATGCCAGAAATGGTTCCTCAATTGATAGTATCGGAACTGCTGGATTTGGTGCTTGGGAACCTGATTTTAAAGGAGGAAAAGGAAAGAATCAGTACGATTATTTTCTAAAAACGGTTAATAATGCCATGGCTGTAAAAGATATAAATGGCGATGGAGTTGAAGATGTTCTGATTCCAAGTGGTATTATTTGGATGCAAGGCGAAAGCGATGCGGATAAAACAGAGCAAATTGCAAATCAGTATTATTCAAATTTAAAGAGATTAATGGACCTTATGAAAGCTGCTTTTAGAGACGATGATTTACCTGTTGTAATCGGGAAAATTTCGGATTCTGGCGATGATACAGACGGAAAAGTTTGGGATTTTGGCGAATTGGTTCAGTATAGCCAAGAAAAATTTGCGGCAACAGAACCTAATGCAGCCATTGTAAGAACTACAAATAACTATAAATATTCAGATAAATATCACTATGATAATGCCGGATTTATTGACTTAGGCAAGCAATTTGCCAATGCAATTTTTCTTCTGAACAATAAAAAAACGAGTAAACTCTAA